Proteins encoded by one window of Lathyrus oleraceus cultivar Zhongwan6 chromosome 1, CAAS_Psat_ZW6_1.0, whole genome shotgun sequence:
- the LOC127078150 gene encoding uncharacterized protein LOC127078150: protein MSMNLSFFMASNNNTLLDPLHSSGNHSLTPETHRRRNSNIVIALRRRSTHKKYSGSTPVNFRQGFVKNEVSARKLAASLWQMRFVEFSGDCGNVMDDGWFRSSMFKVEAIEPLIKSSKERESKWNPLHDKGSNESTIVHWRKLLEERKLVGDQHGSFVEVLLEELLRSQRMVRKLKAKQNSSEKNVRQFLQNLELEKVLWKCKEHKKIEKKLDELEGKLARERRNRERMEFLNAKLLQELDKANECAKRFRKNYEKEKRKRELTEKVCDELNNQIEEDKGEIEKLMREAMEIYKEVEEEREMTKMIELWREERVQMKLDDAKNLLEEKYNQMVDLIAYLQRFLRSKGDEVCNEEIMDARLIEQAVESVNIRQILKLSYNFSKSDNVFPIYEEYSKSEETGMIYSAPASDQPRSRRIDEKTISIEGSLKQLELLGQGNSRDSNNPHITRGMKGCIEWPKGIRTNSKVIIPLEERVKNQKSQLQHILKPKAFLNEF, encoded by the exons ATGTCTATGAACCTTTCTTTCTTCATGGCTTCCAACAACAACACCCTTCTCGACCCACTTCATTCCTCCGGCAATCATTCCCTTACTCCGGAGACACACAGACGTCGAAATTCGAACATTGTCATTGCTCTTCGCCGCAGAAGTACTCATAAGAAATATTCTGGTAGTACCCCTGTGAATTTCAGACAAGGTTTCGTGAAAAATGAGGTTTCTGCGAGGAAACTGGCAGCTAGTTTGTGGCAGATGCGGTTTGTTGAGTTCTCGGGTGATTGCGGCAATGTTATGGATGATGGATGGTTTCGATCTTCAATGTTTAAG GTTGAAGCCATAGAGCCATTGATCAAATCTTCAAAAGAAAGGGAATCAAAATGGAACCCTTTACATGATAAAGGATCCAATGAGTCCACAATTGTTCATTGGAGGAAGCTTCTTGAAGAGAGAAAACTAGTTGGTGATCAACACGGCTCGTTCGTCGAGGTTCTTCTCGAAGAACTCCTTCGATCACAAAGAATGGTTAGAAAACTTAAAGCCAAACAGAATTCCTCCGAGAAAAACGTCAGACAGTTTTTGCAAAATCTCGAACTCGAAAAAGTGTTATGGAAATGCAAAGAACACAAGAAGATTGAAAAAAAGTTAGATGAGTTAGAGGGAAAGTTGGCAAGGGAGAGAAGAAATAGAGAAAGGATGGAGTTTTTGAATGCCAAATTATTGCAGGAATTGGACAAGGCGAACGAATGCGCGAAGCGGTTTAGGAAAAACTAcgaaaaggaaaagagaaaaagaGAATTAACAGAAAAAGTGTGTGATGAATTGAACAATCAAATAGAAGAAGACAAAGGTGAGATTGAGAAGCTTATGAGGGAAGCAATGGAAATTTACAAGGAAGTTGAAGAAGAGAGGGAGATGACGAAAATGATCGAGCTATGGCGCGAAGAACGCGTGCAAATGAAGCTAGACGATGCGAAAAACCTACTCGAAGAGAAATATAATCAAATGGTGGATTTGATTGCTTATCTACAAAGGTTTCTAAGATCAAAAGGCGACGAAGTTTGCAACGAGGAGATAATGGATGCTCGGTTGATCGAACAAGCAGTTGAATCGGTAAACATTCGACAAATTCTCAAACTTTCTTATAATTTCTCAAAATCAGATAATGTATTTCCAATCTATGAGGAATATAGTAAAAGTGAAGAAACTGGTATGATATATTCTGCTCCTGCCTCTGATCAACCAAGATCGCGCCGCATCGACGAAAAAACAATCTCTATTGAAGGTAGCTTGAAACAGCTTGAATTATTGGGGCAAGGAAACTCAAGAGATAGCAATAATCCTCACATAACTCGTGGGATGAAAGGATGTATAGAATGGCCAAAAGGTATTAGAACTAATTCCAAAGTTATTATTCCTTTGGAAGAAAGAGTGAAAAACCAGAAATCTCAATTGCAACACATTCTTAAGCCAAAGGCTTTTTTAAATGAGTTTTGA